Part of the Flavobacterium sp. MDT1-60 genome, TGGCAGGTGTTGAAGATAATCTTGAAAAATTCTTAAATGCTAAACGAATTCTGATTGTTGCTTGCGGTACTTCATGGCATGCAGGATTAGTAGCGGAATATATTTTTGAAGAATTTACCCGTATTCCTGTTGAAGTAGAATATGCTTCTGAATTTAGATACAGAAACCCAATTATTAATAAAGATGACGTTGTAATCGCAATTTCTCAATCCGGAGAAACTGCGGATACTATGGCTGCTATTAAATTGGCAAAAGAAAATGGTGCTTTTGTGTTTGGAGTTTGTAATGTTGTAGGTTCTTCTATTTCAAGAGAAAGTCATGCAGGTGCTTATACACACGCAGGACCAGAAATTGGAGTTGCCTCAACTAAAGCTTTTACTACTCAAATCACAGTTTTAACTATGATTGCTTTAAGATTAGGAAAAGCAAAAGGTACTTTGTCAAATACTGATTTCCATACTTATTTACAGGAATTAGAAATAATCCCTGAAAAAGTAGCTGAAGCATTAGAAACAAATGACAGAGCAAAAGAAATTGCTGCAGCTTTTAAAAATGCACCCAATTGCCTGTATTTAGGTCGTGGATATAACTTCCCGGTTGCGCTTGAAGGAGCTTTAAAACTGAAAGAGATATCATATATTCATGCTGAAGGTTATCCTGCCGCTGAAATGAAACACGGGCCAATTGCTCTTATTGATGAACACATGCCGGTTATTGTTATTGCGCCTAAACAAGGGCACTATGATAAAATTGTAAGTAACATCCAGGAAATAAAATCAAGAAGCGGAAAAATCATCGCTGTTGTTACTAAAGGCGATACTCAGGTTCGTGAATTAGCCGATTATGTTATTGAGATTCCTGAAACTTCAGATGCATTGTCTCCGTTAATTACTACGATACCATTACAGTTACTTTCTTACCACATTGCTGTAATGAGAGGATGTAATGTTGATCAGCCACGTAATTTAGCTAAATCTGTTACTGTAGAATAGTATATACAATTTATATATGTTAAAAAAGCGAGATTTATGTCTCGCTTTTTTTTATTACCATATTTTTTTTCTGACCCTTGTATTTTTATTAAATCTTCATTTTTTCTCTTAAATTTTATATGTATGCATACTATTTAAGATTTGAAATGCTCTGTTGTTGCTGTTAATCCAATAAAACTCAATGTGAAAATGTTAAAATACTAACAAAAAAGATGCGTTATATTAATTTTTTTTAACGTTTTTTTATTAATATCAAAAATATTTGTATTTTGGCTAGATAAACTAACCAAAAACTAACCCACATGAGAGTGTATTTGCTAATTATGTTGTTTTTCTGCGGAGTATCCTTTGCGCAGAATACAATTACTGGTTCTGTTACCGACAGTAACAAACAATCTATTCCTGGTGCCAACATAAATGTGGTTGGAAGTTCAACAGGAACTTCGACGGACTTTGACGGTACTTTTAAATTAAACACTGCTGCAAAACCACCTTTTTCAATTAAAGTATCGGCAGTAGGATTTGAAACTAAAACAATTAGTGTTACATCGCTAAATCAAAGGCTGGATGTAGTTCTGAAAGATGAAGAAACCAAGTTAGATGAAATCGTGGTTTCGGCTTCGAGAACTC contains:
- the glmS gene encoding glutamine--fructose-6-phosphate transaminase (isomerizing) encodes the protein MCGIVGYIGHREAYPIIIKGLKRLEYRGYDSAGVMLYDNSGIKLCKTKGKVSDLEAKADDGFTTNGTIGIGHTRWATHGVPNDVNSHPHLSNSGELVIIHNGIIENYAPLKEELIKRGYTFKSDTDTEVLVNLIEEVQKNENIKLGKAVQVALNQVVGAYAIAVFDKKNPDEIVAARLGSPLAIGVGEGEYFIASDASPFIEYTSNAIYLEDGEMANIRLHKPLKVRKIKDDSLVDPYIQELQMNLEQIEKGGYDHFMLKEIYEQPSVIKDTYRGRLHANEGIVQMAGVEDNLEKFLNAKRILIVACGTSWHAGLVAEYIFEEFTRIPVEVEYASEFRYRNPIINKDDVVIAISQSGETADTMAAIKLAKENGAFVFGVCNVVGSSISRESHAGAYTHAGPEIGVASTKAFTTQITVLTMIALRLGKAKGTLSNTDFHTYLQELEIIPEKVAEALETNDRAKEIAAAFKNAPNCLYLGRGYNFPVALEGALKLKEISYIHAEGYPAAEMKHGPIALIDEHMPVIVIAPKQGHYDKIVSNIQEIKSRSGKIIAVVTKGDTQVRELADYVIEIPETSDALSPLITTIPLQLLSYHIAVMRGCNVDQPRNLAKSVTVE